Proteins encoded by one window of Sorex araneus isolate mSorAra2 chromosome 3, mSorAra2.pri, whole genome shotgun sequence:
- the VTN gene encoding vitronectin isoform X1, which translates to MVPARPLLMLALLAGVVLADQESCKGHCMEGFNKDRKCQCDELCSYYQSCCSDYLAECRPQVTRGDVFTRPEDEYHYYDYETQDNASSTHTQLESTSPKPELPSQTSEQTPILNHEDKPAKPEVVALGPEVTGQGLETTHQGTEEELCSGKPFDAFTDLKNGSLFAFRGLYCYELDEKAVRPGYPKLIRDVWGIEGPIDAAFTRINCQGKTYLFKGSQYWRFEDGVLDPGYPRDISDGFHGIPNDVDAALALPAHSYTGRERVYFFKGKQYWLYEFQQQPSQEECEGSSQSAVFTHFALIRDSWDTIFELLFWGDTSGGAGEPQLISEDWRGLPQKVDAAMAGRIYISGSAPRSTWTKKPKWKTRRNRRRYRSQRHRSQKARRRSRSVLSRSWLSWFSSEESDLGTYNYNYGDYDMDWLVPTTCEPIQSVYFFSEDKYYRVNLRTRRVDTVTPPYPRSIAQYWLGCSSPERQ; encoded by the exons ATGGTCCCTGCAAGGCCTCTTTTGATGCTGGCCTTGCTGGCAGGGGTTGTCCTGGCTGACCAAG AATCATGCAAGGGTCACTGCATGGAGGGCTTCAACAAGGACAGGAAGTGCCAGTGTGACGAACTCTGCTCCTACTACCAGAGCTGCTGCAGTGACTACTTGGCGGAGTGCAGGCCCCAAG TGACGCGCGGGGATGTATTCACTCGGCCAGAAGATGAGTACCATTACTACGACTACGAGACCCAGGACAATGCCAGCAGTACCCACACGCAGCTAGAGAGTACCTCCCCCAAGCCTGAGCTGCCGAGCCAGACTTCAGAGCAGACGCCTATCCTGAATCATGAGGACAAGCCCGCCAAGCCTGAAGTAGTGGCTCTGGGGCCTGAGGTgacaggccaggggctggagaccaCGCATCAAGGCACTGAGGAGGAGCTGTGCAGTGGCAAGCCCTTTGATGCCTTCACCGACCTCAAGAATGGTTCCCTCTTTGCTTTTCGAG GGCTGTACTGCTATGAGCTGGATGAAAAGGCAGTGAGGCCCGGCTACCCGAAGCTCATCCGAGACGTCTGGGGTATTGAGGGCCCCATTGATGCTGCCTTCACCCGCATCAACTGTCAGGGGAAGACCTACCTCTTCAAG GGTAGTCAGTACTGGCGCTTTGAGGATGGCGTCCTGGACCCAGGTTACCCCCGTGATATCTCAGATGGCTTCCACGGCATTCCAAATGATGTGGATGCAGCTTTGGCTCTCCCAGCTCACAGCTACACTGGCCGGGAGAGGGTCTACTTCTTCAAGG GAAAACAGTACTGGCTCTACGAGTTCCAGCAACAGCCCAGCCAGGAGGAGTGTGAAGGCAGCTCCCAGTCGGCCGTATTCACGCACTTTGCCCTGATCAGGGACAGCTGGGACACCATCTTCGAGCTTCTCTTCTGGGGTGATACCTCGG gtggtgctggagagccACAGCTCATCAGCGAGGACTGGCGAGGTTTGCCCCAGAAGGTGGATGCGGCCATGGCTGGCCGCATCTACATCTCGGGCTCCGCTCCCCGCTCCACCTGGACCAAGAAGCCCAAGTGGAAGACGCGTCGCAACCGGAGACGCTACCGCTCACAGCGCCACCGCAGCCAGAAAGCCCGCCGGCGGTCCCGCTCAGTCCTGTCTCGGTCCTGGCTGTCCTGGTTCTCCAGTGAGGAGAGCGACTTGGGAACCTACAACTACAACTATGGGGACTATGACATGGACTGGCTGGTGCCTACCACCTGCGAGCCCATTCAGAGTGTCTACTTCTTCTCAGAAG ACAAGTACTACCGAGTCAACCTTCGCACGCGGCGAGTAGACACCGTGACTCCTCCCTACCCTCGCTCCATTGCCCAGTACTGGCTGGGCTGCTCAAGTCCTGAGCGCCAGTAG
- the VTN gene encoding vitronectin isoform X2 — translation MEGFNKDRKCQCDELCSYYQSCCSDYLAECRPQVTRGDVFTRPEDEYHYYDYETQDNASSTHTQLESTSPKPELPSQTSEQTPILNHEDKPAKPEVVALGPEVTGQGLETTHQGTEEELCSGKPFDAFTDLKNGSLFAFRGLYCYELDEKAVRPGYPKLIRDVWGIEGPIDAAFTRINCQGKTYLFKGSQYWRFEDGVLDPGYPRDISDGFHGIPNDVDAALALPAHSYTGRERVYFFKGKQYWLYEFQQQPSQEECEGSSQSAVFTHFALIRDSWDTIFELLFWGDTSGGAGEPQLISEDWRGLPQKVDAAMAGRIYISGSAPRSTWTKKPKWKTRRNRRRYRSQRHRSQKARRRSRSVLSRSWLSWFSSEESDLGTYNYNYGDYDMDWLVPTTCEPIQSVYFFSEDKYYRVNLRTRRVDTVTPPYPRSIAQYWLGCSSPERQ, via the exons ATGGAGGGCTTCAACAAGGACAGGAAGTGCCAGTGTGACGAACTCTGCTCCTACTACCAGAGCTGCTGCAGTGACTACTTGGCGGAGTGCAGGCCCCAAG TGACGCGCGGGGATGTATTCACTCGGCCAGAAGATGAGTACCATTACTACGACTACGAGACCCAGGACAATGCCAGCAGTACCCACACGCAGCTAGAGAGTACCTCCCCCAAGCCTGAGCTGCCGAGCCAGACTTCAGAGCAGACGCCTATCCTGAATCATGAGGACAAGCCCGCCAAGCCTGAAGTAGTGGCTCTGGGGCCTGAGGTgacaggccaggggctggagaccaCGCATCAAGGCACTGAGGAGGAGCTGTGCAGTGGCAAGCCCTTTGATGCCTTCACCGACCTCAAGAATGGTTCCCTCTTTGCTTTTCGAG GGCTGTACTGCTATGAGCTGGATGAAAAGGCAGTGAGGCCCGGCTACCCGAAGCTCATCCGAGACGTCTGGGGTATTGAGGGCCCCATTGATGCTGCCTTCACCCGCATCAACTGTCAGGGGAAGACCTACCTCTTCAAG GGTAGTCAGTACTGGCGCTTTGAGGATGGCGTCCTGGACCCAGGTTACCCCCGTGATATCTCAGATGGCTTCCACGGCATTCCAAATGATGTGGATGCAGCTTTGGCTCTCCCAGCTCACAGCTACACTGGCCGGGAGAGGGTCTACTTCTTCAAGG GAAAACAGTACTGGCTCTACGAGTTCCAGCAACAGCCCAGCCAGGAGGAGTGTGAAGGCAGCTCCCAGTCGGCCGTATTCACGCACTTTGCCCTGATCAGGGACAGCTGGGACACCATCTTCGAGCTTCTCTTCTGGGGTGATACCTCGG gtggtgctggagagccACAGCTCATCAGCGAGGACTGGCGAGGTTTGCCCCAGAAGGTGGATGCGGCCATGGCTGGCCGCATCTACATCTCGGGCTCCGCTCCCCGCTCCACCTGGACCAAGAAGCCCAAGTGGAAGACGCGTCGCAACCGGAGACGCTACCGCTCACAGCGCCACCGCAGCCAGAAAGCCCGCCGGCGGTCCCGCTCAGTCCTGTCTCGGTCCTGGCTGTCCTGGTTCTCCAGTGAGGAGAGCGACTTGGGAACCTACAACTACAACTATGGGGACTATGACATGGACTGGCTGGTGCCTACCACCTGCGAGCCCATTCAGAGTGTCTACTTCTTCTCAGAAG ACAAGTACTACCGAGTCAACCTTCGCACGCGGCGAGTAGACACCGTGACTCCTCCCTACCCTCGCTCCATTGCCCAGTACTGGCTGGGCTGCTCAAGTCCTGAGCGCCAGTAG
- the TMEM199 gene encoding transmembrane protein 199 → MASRLVAGERLLRALGPGGELKTEQLPAKLRAELEAALGKKQKKGDPHSGPERLVSFRLIRELHQYLRATGSTLYLHELLEGSEIYLPEVVKPPRNPELVARLEKIKIQLANEEYKRITRNVTCQDSRHGGTLSDLGKQVRSVKALVITIFNFIVTVAAAFVCTYLGSQYVFTEMASQILAALIVASVVGLAELYVMVRTMEGELGEL, encoded by the exons ATGGCGTCTCGCTTGGTTGCGGGCGAGCGACTGTTGCGCGCTCTGGGCCCCGGCGGGGAGCTGAAAACCGAGCAGCTGCCCGCGAAGCTGCGGGCAGAGCTTGAGGCGGCGTtggggaagaagcagaagaagggcGACCCGCACAGTGGCCCCGAGCGCCTGGTGTCCTTCCGCCTGATCCGGGAGCTGCACCAGTACCTCAGGGCAACGG GTTCCACACTTTACCTACATGAACTCCTCGAAGGCAGTGAAATCTATCTCCCAGAGGTTGTGAAGCCACCTCGG AATCCAGAGCTGGTTGCCCGCCTGGAGAAGATTAAAATACAGCTGGCCAATGAGGAATATAAGCGGATTACCCGCAATGTCACCTGTCAG gatTCAAGGCATGGTGGAACTCTCAGTGACCTAGGAAAGCAAG TGAGGTCAGTGAAAGCTCTGGTCATCACCATCTTCAATTTCATTGTCACGGTGGCAGCTGCCTTCGTCTGCACTTACCTTGGAAGCCAGTATGTCTTCACAGAAATGGCCTCG CAAATACTGGCTGCATTGATCGTCGCCTCAGTGGTGGGTCTCGCGGAGCTGTATGTCATGGTACGGACAATGGAAGGTGAATTGGGAGAGCTGTGA